Sequence from the Kineosporia succinea genome:
TGGCCGATCAGGGGAGCCGAAATCGCGATACCCAGGGCGCTGGCCGAGTTCATCCAGGTCATGGCCTGAGTGATGATGGTGGACGAGGTGGTCTCGTGGAGCAGGACCGCGGCGGGGATGAGAACGAGGGCCACACAACCGCCGACGATGGCGTATCCGACGAGCATGAGCCCGAGGTTCGGAACACCGCTCAGCAGAGCTGTTCCCACGGTGATGACGAGACCGGCGGCCGTCATGACGACCCCGGCCAGGGCCGGGTTCCGGTGGGCCAGCGCGAAGGCCGAGATCACCAGGCCGATGCCGCCGAAGAAGAAGCCCATCGTCACGTTCACGGCCACAAGCACGACAAAGGGCTTGATGACGAGCGGACTGCGGCTTTTCGGGCCGGGACGCCGTGCGCTCGAGGGTGGTTCACTGGATCGGGCGGTCAGCAGACCGGTCATCCCGACGGTCACCAGGATCATGGCCAGGAGCAGACCGCCCCGGGACGAGGCGCTGTCCATGGCGGTCGACGAGGCGAGCCACCTGTGGCCCGAGAGCGGCATCGGCGGCGGTGAAGACGCCGGAGGCTGTGCCCGCGAGGCTCCAGGAGCCCGAGTCAATCAGTCAGGTGCGGCCCGGCCGGGTAGGTCGCCAGCACCGAGGGCACACCTTCGGTCAGCATGGTGCGCCGCACCTTGCCGAGCAGCCTGGACATGGCGAAGCCACCGACGCCGCTGAACCCGGTGTGCTTCCAGGTGAAACGAGTTCCGCCACTGATGCTTTCCAGAGTGTAGGTGACATCCGTGACGCGCTCGTCCGCCTCGTCGCCCTTCCAGGTGTAGCGCAGGGAGTGGGGTGCCTCCACGGAGAGCACCTCGCAGTACACGACGCCGGCCCAGCCGATCGTGGGCTTGCCGATGAAACGGAAGCGGGTGCCCGGCTCGGTCGCGAAGCCTTCCGGACGTCCGCCCTTGCCCGTGGTGGTCCACCGTGCGACGTAGGCCGGGTCGGTCAGGACCTCCCAGACGACCTCGATCGGGTACGGGTACTCGCGGACGACCTCGTACTCACTCACGACGACTCCTCATCACCAGCCTGGCCTACCGCGCGGTAGGCCAGGCTTAACCTACCGCCCGGCAGGCCAGTGTCAAGCCTGCCGCTCGGTAGGCTTGGCGGCATGAGCGAAGGGAAGCGGGGCGGGGACAAGACGCGGCGGGAGGCGCAGCGCGTCGCTTTCGAGCTGTTCACCAGCCAGGGCTACGAAGCCACGTCACTGCGCGAGATCGCCGAGCGTCTCGGCATCAACAAGGCCTCGCTCTATTACCATTTCCGCAGCAAGGAAGCGATTTTGGTGTCGCTCTTCACCGAGCGGGCACAGGAGGCCGAAGACCTGGTGACGTGGGTGCGCGAGCAGCCGCCGGGCGCGGACCTGCTGGAGCGGGCCGTGATGCGCTGGGTGGACTCGTTCTCCACCGACAAGCTGCGGGGCATCCGGTTCATGGCCGCGAACCCGCACATCGGGCGCAGTCTCAGCGCAGCCGAGGGCGACCGCATCGGTAGCGGGCTGAACGAGCTGGCCGAGCTTCTCAGCGGGCTGCTCCCCCGCCCCACGCCCGTCGACGTCATGCTCGTGCGGATGGCTGTCACGAGCATCAACGCCGCCGTTCACGCGGCGGCGGGGTCCGAGCTGAACGACGACGACATCGTCGAGGCCGCCCGCACCTCCGCCCGGACGCTGCTGCGCGAGGTCAGCTCCCGTCAATCGGGCACCACGACCTCGCCGGCCCGCCGAGGGAGCCGGGCCTGATCAGCAGCCTTCCGAATCCGGCAGCAGCGGGCTCGCGGTGACGCGGTAGGTCTGGCCGTTCCGCTTCCAGCTCGTGAGCGCCGGAGTACCCGACAGCACCCGGAGCAGTTCATCGTCCGGCGTCAGCACCCGGCACGGACCGACTCGGGGGAAGGGGACATCGCGGGGCCAGCCTCGGACCGGGCCGGTGCCGCCGGTCTGAGTGGTCACACTCAGGGCAATGCGTTCCGGCCGGATCCTCCGCGCTGCAGGCATACTCGTGCGCTGCCGGAGTTCGGCCAGGAACCGGGCGCGGGGGTCATCGGTGCCGATCGCCACGAAGGCGCTCACCCGCACGCTGCCCCGGTAGCGAAAGGTCACCCGCGTCGCGGGAACGGGAGACGCCTCGGCCCGGTCCGAGGTGTCGAGCCCGACCGCCACCGCCGCTGTCACCACGGCGGACATCTCACTCGCCGTCAGCTTCACGGCGTCGAGTTCGGCGAGGACGGCCGGGTCGTCCAGGTCCCGGGAAACCAGCCACCCGTCGTCGTAGAGCGTCAGCGACGGAGCCGCCGGAACGTCCACCATCGACCTCGACATCACGCGCAGGACGACCTCGTCGGCGGATCTGCCGACCGTGGTCCAGATCGCTTGCGGCGACGTGGGATCGGGCCCGGTGGCGGAGGACGGCACCGTCGATTCAGCCGGACCGCAGGCGGCCAGGACGATGGTCGCGAGCGCGACCAGGGTGTGGCCCACCCGGCTCCCCGCCCGTCCAGGAGCCGGGTGGGCCCGCATCAGCGGTTCACCGGGACGTCGGTCAGCGACCAGACGAGACGGTCGAGGTGCGCGGGGTCCTTGCCCCAGATCGACGTGCCCGTGATGGTCAGGCCGTCTTCGGTCGGGTAGGTGCCCCGGATCCGGATCCGGTCGGTGATCTTGCCGGTCCGGGCGTCCGCGACCGTGATCCTGCCGTGGGCGCGTCCCCGGGTGCTGGCGTTGATGTTGAAGGTGATCTTCCGGCCGGCGACGACACCGGTTCCGTCGATCGTCTTCAGCGTGCCCTTCTTGTGGGTGACGACGAAGTCACCGGAGTCCAGTTCCCCACCGAATCGGTAGGCCTGGCTCCCGGTGCGGTCGAACGTCACCGCGTCCCGCAGACGCGGAGGCTGCACGGCGTCGACCGTGACGGTCTCCTGCGCGGTGGCCTTGGCGCCGTCGGTGTCGGTCACCGTCAGCTTGGCCGTGTAGGTGCCCGCACGGGCGTACGTGTGCGAGACCGTGGCGCCGGTGCCGGTCTCGCCGTCACCGAACTCCCAGGCGTACGAGTCGATTCCCTCGACATCGACCGACGCCCCCGCG
This genomic interval carries:
- a CDS encoding SRPBCC family protein — encoded protein: MSEYEVVREYPYPIEVVWEVLTDPAYVARWTTTGKGGRPEGFATEPGTRFRFIGKPTIGWAGVVYCEVLSVEAPHSLRYTWKGDEADERVTDVTYTLESISGGTRFTWKHTGFSGVGGFAMSRLLGKVRRTMLTEGVPSVLATYPAGPHLTD
- a CDS encoding TetR/AcrR family transcriptional regulator translates to MSEGKRGGDKTRREAQRVAFELFTSQGYEATSLREIAERLGINKASLYYHFRSKEAILVSLFTERAQEAEDLVTWVREQPPGADLLERAVMRWVDSFSTDKLRGIRFMAANPHIGRSLSAAEGDRIGSGLNELAELLSGLLPRPTPVDVMLVRMAVTSINAAVHAAAGSELNDDDIVEAARTSARTLLREVSSRQSGTTTSPARRGSRA